TCGATGTAGAATACTCCCTTTCTCGTAAAACAGAGCTTCTCCCTAAGAAAGTAGAAGCTCCGCAAATCGCAGCAATCCACTTGTTCTTCTGATCAAATTCCTGAATGAGGTTCAAGATTTGACGTTCTTCTAAAAGCGGCTCAGGATCTCCTCCTGGAATAATGAAAAGATCATACTCATCAGCCACGCATTCGTCTATCGTTTTTGTAACGTTCACTGTAAATTGTCCGCAGTGCGTCACCTCCGACTGGAGAGCCGTCGTTTCAACCTCACAATTGGTCACGCTTAGGATGTAGGAAAGAGGGCTAATCTCCCAATCAACATAGCCATCATATAATAGGAATAATGCTTTCAATGGATCCATCCTTTCATTTTTTTATTTTCTTGATACGTACCTTATCTGTTGTAGTTCTTCCTTCATGATCGCCGTAAACGAATCCTTCTCCCATAACATTAAGATCTCTTCTATATCATACCGTTTGAGCAGATTGGTAACGATTTGGTACCCAAGGTAATACCCCAAACGCGTAACTCCAAGATGAGCTCCACCATTTATAGAAAACCACTCTTTCATCATGGAACGAGCGTCTATATTTTCGACGTCTTCTTGGAATAAGCTAGCGATCCTTGCCTCCTGTTCTTGAGCGAAGGAAATCCATTCTACATCTGCTTCAAACGAGAAGTATTCATCAAGATCAGCTTCAACGATTCTTGTGGAAAGGTAAGTAGCAATCCCTTCCTGCAATAGCCAAGTGTAGGGACTATTCCAATCGACAAGG
The nucleotide sequence above comes from Pontibacillus chungwhensis. Encoded proteins:
- a CDS encoding DJ-1/PfpI family protein encodes the protein MKALFLLYDGYVDWEISPLSYILSVTNCEVETTALQSEVTHCGQFTVNVTKTIDECVADEYDLFIIPGGDPEPLLEERQILNLIQEFDQKNKWIAAICGASTFLGRSSVLREREYSTSIEIEDFPTCFDPAYKSKADVTVCENLITAEGNAYVEFAVAVGKELALFEDREDELETVLFFKNQLRS